A genome region from Micromonospora peucetia includes the following:
- a CDS encoding SGNH/GDSL hydrolase family protein, with protein MPHRPLARALAALVALFTAALGAVLAPGTAQAAAAVNYVALGDSYSSGVGAGPYDLSTCLRSQKSYAPLWAAANAVTSFKFPACGGAVTADVINNQVGSLSTGTTLVTITIGGNDAGFADVITSCRFGSTSNCTNAVNQAKAFATTTLPGRLDATYAAVRTRAPNARLIVLGYPRLFETGSCGLLAMSSYKRTILNEAADVLATVISRRAAAAGATFADTRPYFAGHGVCAADPWIRDVSGVIEAYHPDADGYRHGYLPALNAATR; from the coding sequence ATGCCCCACCGTCCGCTGGCCCGCGCCCTCGCCGCGTTGGTCGCCCTGTTCACCGCCGCCCTCGGCGCGGTGCTCGCCCCCGGCACCGCCCAGGCCGCCGCGGCCGTCAACTACGTGGCCCTCGGCGACTCCTACTCCTCCGGCGTCGGCGCCGGCCCGTACGACCTCTCCACCTGCCTGCGCAGCCAGAAGTCGTACGCCCCGCTGTGGGCCGCCGCCAACGCGGTCACCAGCTTCAAGTTTCCCGCCTGCGGCGGCGCCGTCACCGCCGACGTGATCAACAATCAGGTCGGTTCGCTGAGCACCGGCACCACCCTGGTCACCATCACCATCGGCGGCAACGACGCCGGTTTCGCCGACGTGATCACCAGTTGCCGCTTCGGCAGCACCTCGAACTGCACCAACGCCGTGAACCAGGCCAAGGCGTTCGCCACCACGACGCTGCCCGGCCGGTTGGACGCCACCTACGCCGCCGTCCGCACCCGGGCCCCGAACGCGCGGCTGATCGTGCTCGGCTACCCGCGACTGTTCGAGACCGGATCCTGTGGACTGCTGGCGATGAGCAGCTACAAGCGGACCATCCTCAACGAGGCCGCCGACGTGCTCGCCACCGTCATCTCCCGCCGGGCCGCCGCAGCCGGTGCCACGTTCGCCGACACCCGGCCATACTTCGCCGGGCACGGGGTCTGCGCGGCCGACCCGTGGATCCGCGACGTCAGCGGCGTCATCGAGGCCTACCACCCGGACGCCGACGGCTACCGCCACGGCTACCTGCCCGCCCTCAACGCCGCCACCCGCTGA
- a CDS encoding FtsK/SpoIIIE domain-containing protein, with protein MSRLASAYGQAVAAHRAARTHLDTARRALAGQLPQAGPVGTGELVTRLAALGGALATPTPGATPVAVAPVPVRVGEASTPDGGFPVLVPLGGGHHLAVDADARDPRVAGLLRALVLRLLATAPAGGVRVAGIDTAALGATFGPLRPLVDAGVLDPPATGEAEVAEVLDAAERHARTARHTGRPDQELLLVVAASAPPPREAARLAALTHAGPAAAVCVLAAGWQTAAPATPAPQLGATTMIRLTERYAHIGDPHGAPFSHDGTGLAAPVLLDGDPPAASVAALAAHLGAAARRSDAVGFAELLPERRWVESAGNGLRTVVGRSGRDRVTVAFDDATPHWLVGGRTGAGKTVFLLDVLYGLAARYSPAELQLYLLDFKEGVSFTEFVPTPRDPSWLPHARAVGIESDREYGVAVLRELRRELSRRATTLKRHGVTKLADLPRDTPVPRIVAVIDEFHVLLAGNDALARESVDLLEELARKGRSYGVHLVLASQSMTGVEALYGRAEAIFGQFALRVALPGGGGVLDPLNEAAQTLPVGSAVLNTAAGAVGADTVVRFPDAHAAAGELAGLRHELWQARPAGARSPSVFKGYEAAHVEDDPTFAGLRPGGRRPLALVGRTVDVEGTSALFMMDVTPGRHLAVVGTSVTGAEVLRAATLSLARQHAPGDARFLLAPLVTAAEPAAADTAATLVAAGHPVDRLDAADLRRHVGALAAGSSVPAGSPGVAGLPGVAGLSVPAVSPGVATASVPAGSAGAAESRTYLVVFGMDAASGVLAAADPDTFRSGHDDLRTLLRQGPGQGVHLLGWWRGLRRLADDLGGAHNRDDVACLVALNVPGAELGLHLGVHDLAYAPRPDRALLIDRHDQRIRLIVPFARDGHGPDGED; from the coding sequence GTGAGCAGGCTCGCGTCGGCGTACGGGCAGGCGGTCGCGGCGCACCGGGCGGCCCGGACACACCTCGACACCGCCCGTCGGGCGTTGGCCGGGCAGCTGCCCCAGGCCGGCCCGGTCGGCACGGGCGAGCTGGTCACCCGGCTCGCGGCCCTCGGCGGCGCGCTCGCCACCCCGACCCCCGGGGCCACCCCCGTGGCGGTCGCGCCCGTTCCGGTCCGGGTCGGTGAGGCGTCCACTCCCGACGGCGGCTTTCCTGTCCTCGTACCGCTGGGTGGCGGCCACCATCTCGCCGTCGACGCGGACGCCCGCGACCCCAGGGTGGCCGGTTTGCTGCGGGCGCTCGTGCTGCGGCTGCTCGCCACCGCCCCGGCCGGCGGCGTCCGGGTGGCCGGGATCGACACCGCCGCGCTCGGCGCCACCTTCGGGCCGTTGCGCCCGCTGGTCGACGCCGGCGTGCTCGACCCGCCGGCCACCGGGGAGGCCGAGGTGGCGGAGGTGCTCGACGCCGCCGAGCGGCACGCCCGCACCGCCCGGCACACCGGCCGCCCCGACCAGGAGTTGCTGCTGGTCGTCGCCGCGTCGGCGCCGCCGCCTCGGGAGGCGGCCCGGCTCGCCGCGCTCACCCACGCCGGGCCGGCCGCCGCCGTCTGCGTCCTGGCCGCCGGCTGGCAGACCGCCGCGCCGGCGACGCCGGCACCGCAGCTCGGCGCCACCACCATGATCCGGCTGACCGAGCGGTACGCCCACATCGGAGACCCGCACGGTGCCCCGTTCAGCCACGACGGCACCGGTCTGGCTGCCCCCGTGCTGCTCGATGGTGACCCGCCGGCCGCGTCGGTGGCCGCCCTCGCCGCGCATCTCGGTGCCGCCGCCCGGCGCAGCGACGCGGTGGGCTTCGCCGAGCTGCTGCCCGAGCGGCGGTGGGTCGAGTCGGCGGGCAACGGGCTGCGCACCGTGGTCGGCCGGTCCGGCCGCGACCGGGTCACCGTCGCCTTCGACGACGCCACCCCGCACTGGCTCGTAGGCGGGCGCACCGGCGCCGGCAAGACCGTCTTCCTGCTCGACGTCCTCTACGGGCTGGCCGCCCGCTACTCGCCGGCCGAGCTCCAGCTCTACCTGCTCGACTTCAAGGAGGGGGTGAGCTTCACCGAGTTCGTCCCCACTCCACGCGACCCGTCCTGGCTGCCGCACGCGCGGGCGGTCGGCATCGAGTCCGACCGGGAGTACGGCGTCGCCGTGCTGCGCGAGCTGCGCCGCGAGCTGTCCCGGCGGGCCACCACGCTCAAGCGGCACGGCGTCACCAAGCTCGCCGACCTGCCCCGCGACACCCCGGTGCCCAGGATCGTGGCGGTGATCGACGAGTTCCACGTGCTCCTCGCCGGCAACGACGCGCTGGCCCGCGAGTCGGTCGACCTGCTGGAGGAGCTGGCCCGAAAGGGCCGCTCGTACGGCGTACACCTGGTCCTGGCCAGCCAGAGCATGACCGGCGTCGAGGCGCTCTACGGCCGGGCCGAGGCGATCTTCGGCCAGTTCGCACTGCGGGTGGCGCTGCCCGGTGGAGGCGGGGTGCTCGACCCGCTGAACGAGGCCGCCCAGACCCTGCCGGTCGGCTCGGCCGTGCTCAACACGGCAGCCGGGGCGGTCGGCGCCGACACCGTCGTCCGTTTCCCCGACGCGCACGCCGCCGCCGGGGAGTTGGCCGGGCTGCGCCACGAGCTGTGGCAGGCCCGACCGGCGGGCGCGCGCTCCCCGTCGGTCTTCAAGGGCTACGAGGCCGCCCATGTCGAGGACGACCCGACCTTTGCCGGGCTGCGTCCGGGCGGGCGTCGCCCGCTGGCCCTGGTCGGGCGGACGGTCGACGTCGAGGGCACCTCCGCGCTGTTCATGATGGACGTGACTCCCGGCCGGCACCTCGCCGTGGTCGGCACCTCGGTCACCGGCGCGGAGGTGCTGCGCGCGGCGACGCTGAGCCTCGCCCGGCAGCACGCCCCGGGCGACGCCCGGTTCCTGCTAGCCCCGCTGGTCACCGCCGCCGAGCCCGCCGCCGCCGACACCGCCGCCACCCTGGTCGCCGCCGGCCACCCGGTCGACCGTCTCGACGCGGCCGACCTTCGCCGGCACGTCGGCGCCCTCGCCGCCGGGTCGTCCGTCCCCGCCGGGTCGCCTGGCGTCGCCGGGTTGCCTGGCGTCGCCGGGTTGTCCGTCCCCGCTGTATCGCCTGGTGTTGCCACGGCTTCCGTCCCGGCCGGGTCGGCCGGTGCCGCCGAGAGCCGTACCTATCTCGTCGTCTTCGGGATGGACGCCGCCAGCGGCGTGCTCGCCGCCGCCGACCCCGACACGTTCCGCTCCGGTCACGACGACCTGCGGACCCTGCTGCGACAGGGGCCCGGGCAGGGGGTGCACCTGCTCGGCTGGTGGCGCGGGCTGCGCCGGCTCGCCGACGACCTCGGCGGCGCCCACAACCGCGACGACGTCGCCTGCCTGGTCGCGTTGAACGTGCCCGGCGCCGAGCTCGGCCTGCACCTCGGCGTGCACGACCTCGCATACGCGCCCCGGCCCGACCGGGCGCTCCTGATCGACCGGCACGACCAACGCATCCGGCTCATCGTGCCGTTCGCCCGCGACGGGCACGGCCCGGACGGGGAGGACTGA
- a CDS encoding nitroreductase family deazaflavin-dependent oxidoreductase, producing MAEIIVDSPVEWVASHVRRYLETDGSDGGKYHGYHALLITTRGRRSGTLRRTALMYGRDGDRYLLVASNGGAARHPAWYLNLCADPQVELQVGAEKFRGTARTATAEERPGLWQVMTGVFPTYARYQEGTDREIPVVVVERV from the coding sequence ATGGCGGAAATCATTGTGGACAGTCCGGTGGAGTGGGTGGCCAGCCACGTACGCCGCTACCTGGAGACCGACGGCAGCGACGGCGGCAAGTACCACGGCTACCACGCCCTGCTGATCACCACGCGGGGACGCCGGTCGGGCACGCTGCGCCGGACCGCGCTCATGTACGGCCGCGACGGCGACCGGTACCTGCTGGTGGCCTCGAACGGCGGGGCGGCGCGACACCCTGCCTGGTACCTCAACCTGTGCGCCGACCCGCAGGTGGAGTTGCAGGTCGGGGCCGAGAAGTTCCGGGGCACGGCACGCACCGCCACCGCCGAGGAGCGGCCCGGGCTGTGGCAGGTGATGACCGGCGTCTTCCCGACCTACGCCCGCTACCAGGAGGGCACCGACCGGGAGATCCCGGTGGTCGTCGTCGAGCGGGTCTGA
- a CDS encoding pentapeptide repeat-containing protein, with translation MRPTPPREEPLRVMPWWLVLVGLLVAGLLGWLVLDWLLGEADRAAQPDTRATLRIDAIRTGLTVVAGTGGGLALLLAARRQWIGERAQRHQEAVAAQDQAHRERVQAHAEAVAEAGQRHQERQAEAAEHDAAERRLTELYTGAVELLGNDNAAVRLGGLHALERLGQDNPAQRPTIVTVLCAYLRMPAPEDDAREAEVRRTAQRVLTRHLRADDDAFWPGVRLDLTGARLDGFDAAGCTLADADLTGAVCAGTTSLAGATVSGRLALGATFADLVCDDLRGDAEIVLDHTRIDGRVSFDRAELAGGLSCRHATVARASFRGATVHGTASFDSTHFTDSATFREAVFLSGLSMDHATFAGYAGFRQARFADLALFRWTEFGDQTWFERARFEGAANFGRARFHGPVTFDGATLARRPLVDQARATAAGPHVWPEGTTVAPLDDDWLLLTDP, from the coding sequence GTGCGCCCGACCCCGCCCCGTGAAGAGCCGCTGCGGGTGATGCCGTGGTGGCTGGTGCTCGTCGGGCTGCTGGTCGCCGGGTTGCTCGGCTGGCTGGTGCTCGACTGGCTGCTCGGCGAGGCCGACCGCGCCGCCCAGCCGGACACCCGTGCCACCCTGCGCATCGACGCCATCCGGACCGGGCTGACCGTGGTGGCCGGCACCGGCGGCGGGCTCGCCCTGCTGCTCGCCGCCCGGCGGCAGTGGATCGGCGAACGCGCCCAGCGGCACCAGGAAGCCGTCGCCGCGCAGGACCAGGCGCACCGGGAACGGGTGCAGGCGCACGCGGAGGCGGTCGCCGAGGCCGGTCAGCGGCACCAGGAACGGCAGGCCGAGGCGGCCGAGCACGACGCCGCCGAGCGCCGGCTGACCGAGCTGTACACCGGCGCCGTCGAGCTGCTCGGCAACGACAACGCGGCCGTACGCCTGGGCGGTCTGCACGCCCTGGAGCGGCTCGGGCAGGACAATCCCGCGCAGCGGCCGACGATCGTGACGGTGCTCTGCGCGTACCTGCGGATGCCGGCGCCGGAGGACGACGCGCGTGAGGCGGAGGTACGCCGCACCGCCCAGCGGGTGTTGACCCGGCACCTACGCGCGGACGACGACGCCTTCTGGCCCGGGGTCAGGCTGGACCTGACCGGCGCCCGGCTCGACGGGTTCGACGCGGCCGGCTGCACGCTGGCCGACGCGGACCTCACCGGCGCGGTCTGCGCCGGCACCACCAGCTTGGCCGGCGCGACCGTAAGCGGTCGGCTGGCCCTGGGCGCGACCTTCGCGGACCTGGTCTGCGACGACCTGCGCGGGGACGCCGAGATCGTCCTCGACCACACCCGGATCGACGGCCGGGTCAGTTTCGACCGGGCCGAGCTGGCCGGCGGCCTGTCCTGCCGGCACGCCACCGTCGCCCGGGCCTCCTTCCGGGGCGCCACGGTCCACGGGACAGCGAGCTTCGACTCGACCCACTTCACCGACAGCGCCACCTTCCGCGAGGCGGTCTTCCTGAGCGGGCTCTCGATGGACCACGCCACGTTCGCGGGGTACGCCGGCTTCCGGCAGGCCCGGTTCGCGGACCTGGCCCTGTTCCGGTGGACCGAGTTCGGCGACCAGACGTGGTTCGAGCGGGCCCGCTTCGAGGGCGCGGCGAACTTCGGCCGGGCCCGCTTCCACGGCCCGGTCACCTTCGACGGGGCGACGCTCGCCCGGCGCCCCCTGGTCGACCAGGCGCGGGCGACGGCCGCCGGCCCGCACGTCTGGCCCGAGGGCACCACCGTGGCCCCGCTCGACGACGACTGGCTGCTGCTCACCGACCCCTGA
- a CDS encoding YciI family protein, producing MTGVPQVDFALDTYECIVLYPGAAGRALPAETVQRLQAEHLAHVQALQRRGIILITGSVDGPAREPDPPIGFGLARTGSVDDVRSVMEADPAIQAGLYRVDVMTFLCPAGSLEFPLVKTQS from the coding sequence ATGACGGGAGTGCCGCAGGTCGACTTCGCGCTCGACACGTACGAGTGCATCGTGCTGTATCCCGGCGCGGCCGGGCGGGCGCTGCCGGCGGAGACGGTGCAGCGGTTGCAGGCCGAGCACCTGGCGCACGTTCAGGCGCTGCAACGGCGGGGGATCATCCTGATCACCGGCTCGGTGGACGGCCCGGCCCGTGAACCGGACCCGCCGATCGGCTTCGGCCTGGCCCGCACCGGCTCGGTGGACGACGTGCGCAGCGTGATGGAGGCCGACCCGGCCATCCAGGCCGGGCTCTACCGGGTGGACGTGATGACGTTCCTCTGCCCGGCCGGCTCGCTGGAGTTCCCGCTGGTCAAGACGCAGAGCTGA
- the pyk gene encoding pyruvate kinase, whose translation MGVTRRAKIVCTLGPATSSPERIRGLVEAGMNVARLNFSHGSHEDHEAVYRLVREAATAAGRPVAVLADLQGPKIRLGRFADGPHEWRTGDSVVITGDDVLGTKDRVSCTYRKLPQEVKPGDRLLIDDGRVAVEVTDVTGNDIRCLVTEGGPVSNNKGVSLPNVAVSVPAMSDKDAEDLRFALGLGVDLIALSFVRAADDIKLVHNIMAEEGVHRPVLAKVEKPEAVDCLEQIVLAFDGVMVARGDLGVELPLDQVPLVQKRAVQLCRENAKPVIVATQMLDSMIENSRPTRAEASDVANAVLDGADAVMLSGETSVGKYPVLTVSTMAKIITTTEAGSIGVPRLQHDPRTHGGALTVAASSIARAIGAKAMVAFSQTGDTVKRLSRLHCDLPLLAFTPVPEVRNQLALCWGVETFLMPFVEHTDDMFRQVDQALLGLNRANPGDYVVIVAGSPPGTPGSTNTLRVHQLGSLVDAASARALQ comes from the coding sequence ATGGGCGTGACACGCCGCGCGAAGATCGTCTGCACTCTTGGTCCTGCCACCTCGTCGCCGGAGCGCATCCGGGGCCTTGTCGAGGCCGGCATGAACGTGGCCCGGCTCAACTTCAGCCACGGCAGCCACGAGGACCACGAAGCGGTGTACCGGCTGGTCCGTGAGGCCGCGACCGCGGCCGGGCGGCCGGTGGCCGTGCTGGCCGACCTCCAGGGCCCGAAGATCCGGCTCGGCCGGTTCGCCGACGGCCCGCACGAGTGGCGCACCGGCGACTCGGTCGTGATCACCGGCGACGACGTCCTCGGCACCAAGGACCGGGTCTCCTGCACCTACCGCAAGCTCCCGCAGGAGGTCAAGCCCGGCGACCGGCTGCTGATCGACGACGGCCGGGTGGCCGTAGAGGTCACCGACGTCACCGGCAACGACATCCGCTGCCTGGTCACCGAGGGCGGCCCGGTCTCCAACAACAAGGGCGTCTCGCTGCCGAACGTGGCGGTCAGCGTGCCGGCGATGTCCGACAAGGACGCCGAGGACCTGCGCTTCGCGCTCGGCCTGGGCGTGGACCTGATCGCGCTCTCCTTCGTCCGCGCGGCCGACGACATCAAGCTGGTGCACAACATCATGGCCGAGGAAGGCGTGCACCGGCCGGTGCTGGCCAAGGTGGAGAAGCCCGAGGCGGTCGACTGCCTGGAGCAGATCGTGCTGGCCTTCGACGGCGTCATGGTCGCCCGTGGCGACCTCGGCGTCGAGCTGCCGCTGGACCAGGTCCCGCTGGTGCAGAAGCGCGCCGTGCAGCTCTGCCGGGAGAACGCCAAGCCCGTCATCGTGGCCACCCAGATGCTCGACTCCATGATCGAGAATTCCCGGCCGACCCGCGCCGAGGCCTCCGACGTGGCCAACGCCGTGCTCGACGGCGCGGACGCGGTGATGCTCTCCGGCGAGACCAGCGTCGGCAAGTACCCGGTGCTCACCGTCAGCACCATGGCGAAGATCATCACCACCACCGAGGCCGGCTCGATCGGCGTGCCCCGGCTCCAGCACGACCCGCGTACCCACGGCGGCGCACTCACTGTCGCCGCCTCCTCGATCGCCCGGGCCATCGGCGCCAAGGCGATGGTCGCCTTCTCGCAGACCGGCGACACCGTCAAGCGGCTCTCCCGGCTGCACTGCGACCTGCCGCTGCTGGCCTTCACACCGGTGCCCGAGGTGCGCAACCAGCTCGCCCTCTGCTGGGGCGTGGAGACGTTCCTGATGCCGTTCGTCGAGCACACCGACGACATGTTCCGCCAGGTCGACCAGGCGCTGCTCGGGCTCAACCGGGCCAACCCCGGCGACTACGTGGTGATCGTCGCCGGCAGCCCGCCGGGCACTCCCGGCTCGACCAACACGCTGCGCGTACACCAGCTCGGGTCACTGGTCGACGCGGCGTCGGCGCGGGCCTTGCAGTGA
- a CDS encoding acyl-CoA thioesterase — MSDADVAVGQAAVDQLLEVLDLEHTGGMTFRGVSPPVGPQRVYGGQVAGQALVAAGRTVDPARFVHSLHGYFVRPGDPAEPIVYEVENVRDGRSFSVRRSVALQHDKPIFFMSASFQRTEEGLDHQAPTPLDVPGPDEVPTMADRLAGYPERLGIWAQIPRPIDVRYVGEPGWVRPGDRPADPHQRVWMRIDGKLPDDPLLHACALTYASDLTLLDSVLSVHGEVWGPGGVVGASLDHALWFHRPFRADDWFLYDCWSPSASGARGLATGRMFTTEGRYIASAVQEGLLRRVGD, encoded by the coding sequence GTGAGCGACGCGGACGTCGCGGTCGGGCAGGCCGCGGTCGACCAGCTCCTGGAGGTTCTCGACCTGGAGCACACCGGCGGGATGACCTTCCGGGGGGTGAGCCCCCCGGTCGGCCCCCAGCGGGTGTACGGCGGCCAGGTCGCCGGCCAGGCGCTGGTGGCTGCCGGCCGCACCGTCGACCCGGCCCGCTTCGTGCACAGCCTGCACGGCTACTTCGTCCGCCCGGGCGACCCGGCCGAGCCGATCGTGTACGAGGTGGAGAACGTCCGCGACGGCCGCTCGTTCTCGGTGCGCCGCTCGGTGGCGCTCCAGCACGACAAGCCGATCTTCTTCATGTCGGCGTCGTTCCAGCGGACGGAGGAGGGCCTCGACCACCAGGCCCCCACCCCGCTGGACGTGCCGGGGCCGGACGAGGTCCCGACGATGGCCGACCGGCTCGCCGGCTATCCGGAGCGGCTCGGCATCTGGGCGCAGATCCCGCGCCCGATCGACGTCCGCTACGTCGGCGAACCCGGCTGGGTCCGCCCCGGTGACCGTCCCGCCGACCCGCACCAGCGGGTGTGGATGCGCATCGACGGAAAGCTGCCCGACGATCCGCTGCTGCACGCCTGCGCGCTGACCTACGCCTCCGACCTGACGCTGCTGGACTCGGTGCTCTCGGTACACGGCGAGGTCTGGGGTCCGGGCGGCGTGGTCGGGGCCAGCCTGGACCACGCGCTCTGGTTCCACCGGCCGTTCCGGGCCGACGACTGGTTCCTCTACGACTGCTGGAGCCCGTCGGCCTCCGGCGCGCGAGGGCTCGCCACCGGCCGCATGTTCACCACCGAGGGGCGGTACATCGCCAGTGCCGTACAGGAGGGGCTGTTGCGTCGCGTCGGCGACTGA
- a CDS encoding RrF2 family transcriptional regulator, translating into MRLSARVDYALRAVAELASVTGDAGPGRGRPVTADQMARAQEIPPKFLESILLQLRRGGIVQAQRGPEGGYWLARPAGEISLAEVIRVIDGPLAHVRGHRPEDLGYHGAARALQEVWIALRASEREILELVTVADVAGGTLPGRVVELAADPRAWT; encoded by the coding sequence ATGCGCCTATCCGCTCGGGTCGACTATGCCCTCCGTGCCGTCGCCGAGCTCGCCTCGGTGACCGGTGACGCCGGGCCGGGGCGTGGCCGGCCCGTGACGGCCGACCAGATGGCCCGCGCCCAGGAGATACCGCCGAAGTTCCTGGAGAGCATCCTGCTGCAACTGCGCCGGGGCGGCATCGTGCAGGCCCAGCGCGGCCCGGAGGGCGGCTACTGGCTGGCCCGGCCGGCCGGGGAGATCTCGCTGGCCGAGGTGATCCGGGTGATCGACGGCCCGCTCGCGCACGTGCGCGGGCATCGGCCCGAGGACCTCGGCTACCACGGGGCGGCCCGGGCCCTCCAGGAGGTCTGGATCGCGCTGCGGGCCAGCGAACGCGAGATCCTGGAACTGGTCACCGTTGCCGACGTGGCCGGCGGCACCCTGCCCGGTCGGGTCGTCGAGTTGGCCGCCGACCCCCGCGCCTGGACCTGA
- a CDS encoding sulfite exporter TauE/SafE family protein translates to MRKLLVLALVGLVAQLIDGALGMAYGLTSSTLLLLVGVAPAAASASVHLAEIGTTLAAGVSHWRFGNVDWRVVSRIALPGAVGAFAGATFLSSISTESAAPWMAGILFTLGAYLLVRFSRPLRTDRRGGRLRSRFLGPLGLVAGFVDATGGGGWGPVATPALLVSGRMEPRRVIGSVDTSEFVVAAAASLGFLIGLGSEGFLLPMVAALLIGGLIAAPIAAWLVRIVPAQLLGAAIGGVIVLTNARVLMRSADVAGQARPAVYALLAVGWVAALTLAVRVLLRTRRERAIAATALAAGASTQADAHPAVTTAAVDGYPTADTAEPSPRSPEHAVAPQPAAAGAPDRR, encoded by the coding sequence GTGCGCAAGCTGCTGGTCCTCGCACTGGTCGGGCTCGTCGCGCAGCTCATCGACGGCGCGCTCGGCATGGCGTACGGGCTGACCTCCTCCACGTTGCTGCTGCTCGTCGGGGTGGCGCCGGCCGCCGCGTCGGCGTCGGTGCACCTGGCCGAGATCGGCACGACGCTCGCCGCCGGGGTGTCGCACTGGCGGTTCGGCAACGTCGACTGGCGGGTGGTCTCCCGGATCGCCCTCCCCGGCGCCGTGGGCGCGTTCGCCGGCGCGACCTTCCTCAGTTCGATCTCGACCGAGTCGGCCGCCCCGTGGATGGCCGGCATCCTGTTCACTCTCGGCGCGTACCTGCTGGTGCGATTCTCCCGGCCACTACGGACCGACCGGCGCGGCGGACGACTGCGTAGCCGCTTCCTCGGCCCCCTCGGCCTGGTCGCCGGTTTCGTCGACGCCACCGGCGGCGGCGGGTGGGGGCCGGTCGCCACGCCCGCCCTGCTGGTCAGCGGGCGGATGGAGCCGCGCAGGGTGATCGGCTCGGTGGACACGTCCGAGTTCGTGGTCGCCGCCGCCGCCAGCCTCGGCTTCCTGATCGGCCTCGGCTCCGAGGGCTTCCTGCTGCCCATGGTGGCGGCGCTGCTCATCGGCGGCCTGATCGCCGCGCCGATCGCGGCCTGGTTGGTACGCATCGTCCCCGCCCAACTGCTCGGCGCGGCGATCGGCGGCGTGATCGTGCTGACCAACGCCCGTGTCCTGATGCGCTCGGCCGACGTCGCCGGCCAGGCCCGACCGGCCGTCTACGCGCTGCTGGCCGTCGGCTGGGTCGCCGCCCTCACGTTGGCCGTCCGGGTGCTGCTGCGCACCCGCCGGGAGCGGGCCATCGCCGCGACCGCCCTGGCGGCCGGCGCCTCGACCCAGGCCGACGCCCATCCGGCGGTGACCACGGCAGCGGTTGACGGCTACCCGACCGCAGACACGGCCGAACCGTCGCCGCGGTCACCGGAACACGCGGTCGCTCCCCAGCCGGCAGCCGCCGGTGCCCCCGACCGCCGCTGA